The Peribacillus sp. FSL E2-0218 genome contains a region encoding:
- a CDS encoding ABC transporter ATP-binding protein yields MKSIHRFESTKNDVEIKGAFKQFGTNVVLNGIDLEVKQGELLTLLGPSGCGKSTTLNLIAGFLDADRGEVHIKGNNVTKVPPYKRDLGMVFQTYSLFPHMTVYENLSFGLKLRKVGKSEQEKKISQALELVKMSGLENRYPRELSGGQRQRVAISRALVVEPELLLLDEPLSNLDAKLRHELRAEIKRLQKEIGVTTIFVTHDQEEALSMSDRVVVMNAGKIEQISTPTDIYNHPKTEFVFQFIGKSNCFEGNVSAVDQRKITVKLGSDFAHVDAGNIMGDDGDLKPGDAVRIYIRPEKMEIISAEGTSSSPPLDFHRAQISQINYLGTSWEVHVLLQGKSIQVLTAAFDSSWQNGSEVFIGWSPSEVMLVKK; encoded by the coding sequence ATGAAGTCCATTCACCGTTTCGAGTCAACCAAAAATGACGTGGAGATAAAAGGGGCATTCAAGCAGTTTGGCACGAATGTTGTTCTGAATGGAATCGATCTCGAGGTGAAGCAAGGGGAGTTACTAACCCTTCTTGGCCCTTCAGGATGCGGCAAGTCCACCACCTTGAACCTCATCGCAGGATTCCTCGATGCGGATCGGGGCGAGGTCCATATCAAGGGCAATAATGTTACAAAGGTTCCCCCTTATAAAAGAGATTTAGGGATGGTTTTTCAAACGTATTCGCTTTTTCCCCATATGACAGTCTATGAAAATCTAAGTTTCGGGTTGAAACTGCGTAAAGTCGGAAAGTCCGAGCAAGAAAAGAAAATAAGCCAAGCGCTTGAATTGGTGAAAATGTCCGGGCTTGAGAATCGTTATCCGAGGGAGTTATCTGGGGGACAGCGCCAGCGTGTTGCCATTTCACGGGCACTTGTCGTGGAGCCAGAGCTGCTTCTGCTGGATGAGCCCCTTTCAAACCTTGATGCCAAATTAAGGCATGAATTGAGGGCTGAGATCAAGCGACTGCAAAAGGAGATTGGCGTGACGACCATATTTGTCACCCATGACCAAGAGGAAGCCCTTTCCATGTCGGATCGAGTAGTGGTCATGAATGCAGGGAAAATTGAACAAATCAGTACGCCGACTGACATATACAATCATCCCAAGACTGAATTCGTGTTTCAGTTCATCGGAAAATCGAATTGTTTTGAAGGGAACGTGTCAGCGGTGGATCAACGGAAAATCACAGTCAAGTTAGGTTCTGACTTCGCTCATGTAGACGCTGGTAATATCATGGGCGATGACGGTGATTTGAAACCGGGGGATGCGGTCAGGATATATATCAGGCCAGAAAAAATGGAGATCATCTCTGCGGAGGGAACATCATCTTCTCCGCCGTTGGATTTCCATCGTGCTCAAATCAGCCAAATCAATTACCTTGGTACGTCTTGGGAGGTCCATGTACTGCTACAAGGAAAGAGCATTCAAGTATTAACGGCCGCTTTCGATTCTTCATGGCAAAATGGAAGTGAGGTGTTTATCGGATGGAGCCCATCAGAAGTTATGCTAGTCAAGAAATAG